From the Micromonospora echinofusca genome, the window CCTCGGGCTGCACAGCGCCAAGCGGACCAGCATCAGCGGGGAGATCTCCGTCGGTGGCCGCCAGCTGGTCGGCCTGCCGGACGAGGAGATACGCCGGCTGCGCGGCCGGGACATGGCGATGATCTTCCAGGATCCGCTGTCCGCCCTGCACCCGTACTACACGGTGGGCAGGCAGATCGTCGAGGCGTACCGGGTGCACCACCCGAAGGCCGGCAAGCGCGAGGCCCGGCAGCGCGCGGTCGACATGCTGGGCCGGGTCGGCATCCCGCAGCCGGCCCGCCGCTTCGACCAGTACCCGCACGAGTTCTCCGGCGGCATGCGCCAGCGGGCGATGATCGCGATGGCGCTGGTCAACGACCCCGACCTGCTGATCGCCGACGAGCCGACCACCGCCCTGGACGTGACGGTGCAGGCGCAGATCCTCGACCTGCTGGCCGACCTCCAGGCCGAGTTCAACTCCGCGATCATCCTGATCACCCACGACCTCGGCGTGGTCAGCCAGGTCGCGGACGAGGTGCTGGTCATGTACGGCGGGCGGGCCGTCGAGCACGGCAGCGTGGAGCAGGTGCTCCGCCGGCCGCAACATCCGTACACCTGGGGCCTGCTCTCCAGCGTGCCGTCCCTGCACGGCGACGCCGACGCGGACCTGGTGCCCATCCGGGGCAACCCGCC encodes:
- a CDS encoding ABC transporter ATP-binding protein encodes the protein MPEQRSGGDPYLRVSDLRVRFDTEDGVVRAVDGVSFEVARGRTLGIVGESGSGKSVTSLAILGLHSAKRTSISGEISVGGRQLVGLPDEEIRRLRGRDMAMIFQDPLSALHPYYTVGRQIVEAYRVHHPKAGKREARQRAVDMLGRVGIPQPARRFDQYPHEFSGGMRQRAMIAMALVNDPDLLIADEPTTALDVTVQAQILDLLADLQAEFNSAIILITHDLGVVSQVADEVLVMYGGRAVEHGSVEQVLRRPQHPYTWGLLSSVPSLHGDADADLVPIRGNPPSLINLPSGCAFHPRCRYADRNGDRSRTEVPELRPAGAPGHLVACHLSADDRTLLYAEDIAHVGVAR